TCTTGCTCAACGTGTGAATCACATTCTCTACGCGGATCTTTATCAAGCAGAACAATTTATTTCCATGGCGTATGTGCAGTATCTTCGCGCGCGACAAATGATTCAGTTTACGAATGCCGGTCATCCTGCGCCACTTCTGTGGAGAGCAACTGAAAAGCGCGTTGAACATCTGATCACGGAAGACCCTCTCCTTGGGATTGATGAACATACGACCTTTCATGAGAAAAAAATGGTGGTGAGTCCGGGAGATGTTCTTCTTCTTTATACTGACGGCATTACAGAAGCGGCGAATAATGAAGGGGAACGTTTTGGTCTTGAGCGTCTGGAACAGTTGCTTCGAGAAAGGGCGCACGAGAGCGCTTTGCGCTTGCTCGATCATCTTATTTCGTCCGTCACTGATTTTATGAAACCTCAACATCCTCGCGACGATATTACAGCGCTTGTCATAAAGGTCTGTTAGGATGAATTTTTTTGAAAGTCAGACTTATCTTGAAACGCTGATCCCCAAAGATTTTCGCGCTGATCTGAAACCGATGGCAGAAGTTTGTGATCATTTTGGGAATCCTCAGCTTTCTTATCCGACAGTTCATGTCTGCGGAACAAACGGCAAAGGTTCAACTTGCGCTTTTCTTCAGAATATCTGTGCCTTCAATGGCTTCAAAACTGGACGTATGATTTCTCCTCATCTCATTCGGCTGACGGAACGCATTCACATCAATGCTCAAGAAATTGATGAAGAGAGTGTTGTTCTTTTAACGGATGAGATTCGAGAAAAGACAAATGACTTAAGCTATTTTGAATTTTTAACGCTTATGGGTTTTCTTTTTTTTCAGCGTCAACAGATCGACATCGCGGTGATTGAAACGGGCCTGGGCGGAAGATGGGATGCGACGAACGTGGTGAAGCCTCATGTTGCGGTGATCACTTCTATTTCGTTTGATCATATGCGTCACTTAGGAAATACGCTTACAGCGATTACCACAGAAAAATGCGGTATTCTCAAAGAAGGAATGCCAGTCGTCACGGCGCAGCAACCGGATGAAGTGATGCAAGTGATCGAACAGATCTCGCGTGAAAGGGGATGCGAACTTTTTGTTGCAGATCCTCGAATGATTTCATCGCCACTTGGGCTTGCGGGAGAACATCAGAAACAAAATGCTGCATGTGCGGCAGTCGCTACGTCTATTTTAAAAACAAAAGGTTTTTCTCTTTCCAACATTGAAAAAGCTTTATTGAAAACAACGTGGCCTGGGCGTTTGGAATATCTTTTACCCAATGTTCTTCTGGACGGTGCGCACAATGAAGATGGTTGTCGAAAACTAGCAGCATATCTCCGCGCACACTGCGATCCTTTCAAAACGATTCTTGTTTTTGGTGTTTTTCGCGATAAAAATTACGAAGCGATGCTACGGTTTCTTCAGCCTTGCGTTGCCAAGATCGTCATTGTACGAGCTCCATCACATAGAGCGGCTGAGCCCGATGAGATTGCGGCCATTGCGGTGCGAGAGGGGGCAAAAGTCTCGTGCAAAGAATCGATTGAAGAAACTTTCGATGACTGTTTTTATTCGCTTGCTCCTGATGAAACGCTTGTCATTGCTGGCTCGTTGAGTGTGGTTGGAGCCGTTCGAAAACATGTCGGAGAACATTATGGCATTTCCCACAACACGACTGCGACGACTTCGCGTGAGCGAACCGTTGCGTCATCTCGTCGCTGAGACCACTGTCGTGGCTTCCAATTTGGTGTTTCCTCTGTTCGTTGTTCCGGGGAAAGGAGTGCGTCGTCCGCTTCCCTCACTTCCTGGACAGTTTCATCTTTCGGTTGATGAACTTGTCAAAGAGGTGAGAGAAACATTTATGAAAGGCATTCATGCCTTTTTGCTTTTTGGAGTTCCTGATACAAAAGATGAAAGAGGAGAAAGCGCTTGTCGCGATGATGCTCTTATTCCTCAAGCTCTTCGCGCCGTAAAAGATGAAGTGCCGCAGGCGTGTGTCATTACTGATGTTTGCCTTTGTGCGTATACCACGCATGGACATTGCGGCGTGGTGGATGAAAAGGGAAATATTCTGAATGATCCAACGCTGGAGATTCTTTCATCTATGGCGCTTGCACATGCTCGTGCTGGTGTCGATGTCATTGCTCCGTCAGACATGATGGATGGTCGCGTTGCCGCTCTTCGCAAAGCGCTTGATCACAATGGATATCAACAGACATTGATTATGAGTTATGCTGCAAAATTTGCTTCTGCTTTTTACGGTCCCTTTCGTGATGTTGCTCATTCGACCCCACAATTCGGTGATCGCAAAACATATCAGATGGATATGCGCAATGGACGCGAGGCGTTGCGTGAGATGGAGCTTGATCTTCAAGAAGGGGCAGATATCGTGATGGTGAAACCGGCGATGCCCTATCTCGACGTCATCAGTAAAGCACGTGAGCGCTTCGATGCTCCGATTGCTGCGTATCAAGTGAGTGGTGAGTATGCCATGATCAAAGCAGCCGCAAAAGAAGGCTGGATCAATGAGAGAGCGGCGATGATAGAATCACTCATGGCGATTAAGCGCGCTGGTGCTGATATGATTATTACGTATTTTGCAAAAGGCTTCGTGGAGTGAAAACTCAATTGCAAAACTGACAAATGATTCGGGTGGCACCGACGTTCGGATCCCAGGGGCGCCCCGCGTCAGCGGGGAGGTGGAACGACGGAGGTGACAGGACCCGTAACAGTAAATGTTTTGAAATTGAGTTTTCATCATAAAGTTATGACTAAAAAATTATATTTAATCGACGGTGCCAATTATCTGTTTCGAGCTTTTTATGCGATTCCATCACTGAGTAATTCAAAAGGGCTCCCGACGAACGCTCTCTATGGTTTTGCGCAAATGGTGCTCTCGCTTATTCGCGAGGAAAAGCCAGATTATATTGCGGTTGCGCTCGATCGACCTGAACCGACGTTTCGCCATCAGCTTTTCTCAGCATATAAAGCCAATCGCCGCGAACCACCGTCAGATCTGATTCCGCAGTTTCCGTATGTTCGTCCTCTGCTCGAAGCCTTGAATATTCAGATCATGGAGAAAGCAGGATTTGAAGCCGATGATCTGATGGGAACGGTTGCGCAGAAAGAAGCTTCATCTGAGTTGCAGGTCGTAATTGTTTCTGGAGATAAAGATTTACTCCAACTCGTCAACGATCATGTTTCTGTTTACGACACGATGAAAGCGATTCGTTACGGTGCGAAAGAAGTAGAAACAAAAATGGGTGTTCCTCCAGCTGAAGTCGTAGAGGTTTTAACGCTTGCGGGAGATGCCTCTGATAATATTCCCGGAATCTCTGGGATTGGGCCGAAGACAGCAGTGCAGCTCATTCAGGAGTATCATTCCGTTGAAAATATTTTGGCAAATCTTGAAAAAATAAAAACATCGGTGCGAGGACGAATTGAAGAGAAAAAAGAAGAACTCAAACTCTATAAGCAGTTAACGAAAATTGATATCGATGTTTCGTTTCCTTATATTCTCGAATCACTCAAGCTTACTCCTCCTCACCCCGAAAGGATGCAATCCCTTTTTTCGGAACTTGGGTTTACAAAACTGTTGCAACAACTTGCTCCGACTAAGGAGATCGATCGAAGTGGCTATCGCTTGATTCAACAAAAAGTGGATTTCATACAATTACTTGAGACTATAAAAAAACAGCGCAGCTGTGCGCTTGATTTGGAAACAACTTCCTTGGATCAGATGCAAGCGAAAATCGTTGGTGTCTCTGTTGCTTTTGCGAATCACGATGCTTTTTATATTCCGGTGGGGCATCGATTACAGCTCGGCGAACAACAACTTGAACTCAACTTTGTGCTCGAAGCGTTGCGCGCGCTTTTTTTAGATCCGAATATCGAAGTGGTTGGGCAAAATCTCAAATATGATCTGACAATTTTGAAACGACACGATGTTGAAGTGAAAGGAAAAATTTTTGATACGATGGTGGCATCTTATCTCGTTTCTTCGGGACCGCATAATCTCGATACGCTTGCGCAGGTTCACTTACATCACACAAATATCAGTTATGAAGATGTAACAGGAAAAGGAAAAAAACAAATTTGCTTTGACGAAGTTCCTCTTTTGCAAGCGTGCGAATATGCGGCTGAAGATGCTGATGTCACATTTCGACTTTCAGAAATTTTTCGAAATAAACTTAAAGAACTGAATCTTCTTTCGCTCTTTGATGAGATGGAGATGCGTTTGCTTCGTGTTTTAATGGCCATGGAAATGCACGGAGTTGCTTTAGATGTTCAACTCCTCGCAGCGCTTTCTCAAGAATTTGATCTGAAACTTCGCAGCTTTGAACAAAAAATTTATGAAGCGTGTGGTAGAGAGTTTAATATCAAGAGTCCGAAACAACTGGGTGAAATTCTTTTTGGGAAACTTCAGCTTCCTGGCGGGAAACGTACGAAAACAGGATATTCGACGAGTCAAGAGGTTCTCGATGAGCTGGCGCTTCACCATGAGTTGCCGCGACTCATTCTGGAGTATCGATCGATTTCAAAGCTGAAATCGACGTATGTCGACGCACTTCCAAAATTGATGAATGAGCAAACCGGACGATTGCATACTTCTCTCAATCAAGCGATTGCGGCAACCGGTCGACTTTCATCCTCAGATCCGAATCTTCAAAATATTCCGATTCGCAGTGAAGAGGGGAGAAGAATACGAAAAGCTTTTGTGGCTCCGAAGGGATTTCTTTTACTCGATTGTGATTATAGTCAGATTGAACTTCGGGTCCTTGCTCATATGAGTCGTGATGAAGCTCTCATCGATGCATTCACGAAGAATCTCGATGTGCATGCGATTACGGCGTCAGGGATTTATGGTATCGCCGCTGAAAAATTGACGAAAGAGCAACGCAACGTGGGTAAGACTGTTAATTTCTCGACGATCTACGGACAATCGGCCTTTGGGCTTTCGAAGCAATTGGACATTCATCCTGAAGAGGCCAATGCGTATATTGATCGCTATTTTGCGACGTATCCAAAGGTTTCTCTTTATCGAGATGAAATTCTTGCGAAAGCAAAAAAGGAAAAGTGCGTCAGCACCCTTTTTGGGAGACGACGGTTGGTGCCCGACATTGTCCATCCAAATCATATGGTGCGCCAGGCTGCGGAGCGCGCTGCGTTTAATACGGTTTTTCAGGGGACTGCAGCGGATATCATTAAGCGCGCGATGATTACGATTCATGAAAAATTGCCAAATATTTCTCCTCGATCAAAAATGTTGCTTCAAGTTCACGATGAGCTGATCTTTGAAGTTCCCCAAGATGAGATCGAAAAGGTAAAAACCTTTGTCGTGAGTGAGATGCAGAACGCCGCGCAATTAGATGTGCCACTTCTCGTTGAAGCCGGGATTGGTCCCAACTGGGACGACGCGCATTGAACTGAGCAGATTGTTTTAGTGAAACATTTCTTCAATAAAAGCACTTGACATAGGTGATCCACTAGTGGCACACTCTGTTTGTCTCTTTCATAAAAGGAGTGCTTATGCCGACAAAACATCCTCGATTACATGTTCTTCTTCCAAAAAACCTACTTCAGATGCTCTCTGAAATTGCTCGGAATGAAGATAAGTCTTTATCCGTTGTTGCCCAGGAGCTTATTGCTGATGCTCTTGATCGTCATGAAGACAGACTTCTTTCCGGTCTTGCCATGAAGCGGGAAAGCAAAGCGAAAAGGACCGTTTCTCATGACAAAGCATGGAAATAGCCCGTACACTATAGAATATTTGGATTCCGTGGTTGAAGAAGATATTCCGAGACTCCCGAAGAGTATCCGCGTCATTATTAAAAGAGCTATTGAAGAAAGGTTATCGATAGATCCTATCGGACTTGGAAAGCCGCTTCGTTACAGCTTGAAAGGTCATCGACGGTTGCGTGTAGGTGATTATCGTATTGTTTATCGTATCGATCACACAAAACATATCGTAACCATTGTTGTGATCAAACACCGAAAAGATGTGTACGATGAATAGACTGTCATCGGTGTGATGAGCGTGATCGATGAGGATTTTTTTGTCCTACATTGCTACAGAATTGTTATCTTTGATGAAACGCACAAGCGGTGCTATTCAAAACGCGGCTCTTGTTGATGTGGAAATTGACCTCAACCGGGATAATACGCATTGAACTATCGACGCATAATGTTCATTGAGTTTGGATAATGTTTTCTGAAAAACACATCGAATAAAAAACTTCCATACACTTCATCCATACGAAACTGAATCTTGTCCGGGTCGTCAGGTGTAGAGTCTACTTGCGGAATCTCTTTCACATACAATCCTGACCCATCTGAAGTACACTTTTTGTTGTTGATACTATTGGATGCATTATTCCAAAAGCCATAATGATTTCCAATACGATAATAGTACGTGCCATACACAAATGGTTTATCAGGAAGAAGTGCATGAAATGTCAAAGGCTCTAGGCCTGTTTGCAAAGTTGAAGCTATAGTCGTTTAACTTTCAACTAGGATATTGTCATCCTCGCGTAGGCGGGGATCCAGAAAGGCTGATAAACATCTGGATTCCTGCTTTCGCAGGAATGACATCGTACTCATGAAAAGTTAATTTACTATAGGAACCCGAAACTTTTTTAAAATGGAGTCGATAATAGGAGCATCAATGATGGAGGTTGCTTGAACATTCATTTGACCAGACCTTTTTTAAGAGCCATTCTGACCGATTGTGATCATGGGCGCAACGTGGTGATTGCTGTGAATGAAGGCGAAACGCACGAAGAGTTGCGAGTGCGCGCAACTTCCATTCAAGTAAAAAGTTCTTGTCGTTTGCTTGAGGTGCAAGAAATATCTTTTCTTTTCCGCAAAGAAGATCATTTCATACCATCTCCGGAAAACTCTCAGAATTGTCCAGAAGGGACGGTGCTTATTGATAAAGGTGGAGAGATTCATCCGGATGAACCTGCTTTTTGTATCGAAAAAACGGAAGTAACTCAGTTGGATGATCGACGATTTTGGGAAGAGCGAAAACAGCAGAAGCCTCAGCCAGGTGATGGGGTCAAGTCTTGACATGAGTCAACACTCTATCGTTGGTCCAATCAAGGTACATAGGTAACAAACAATACAAGGCACATCGGTAACACATGATACGGGGGCATAAAGGAGGTTTTTATGCCCTGGAAAGAG
This Deltaproteobacteria bacterium RIFCSPHIGHO2_02_FULL_44_16 DNA region includes the following protein-coding sequences:
- a CDS encoding addiction module antitoxin RelB — protein: MTKHGNSPYTIEYLDSVVEEDIPRLPKSIRVIIKRAIEERLSIDPIGLGKPLRYSLKGHRRLRVGDYRIVYRIDHTKHIVTIVVIKHRKDVYDE
- a CDS encoding DNA polymerase I, with amino-acid sequence MTKKLYLIDGANYLFRAFYAIPSLSNSKGLPTNALYGFAQMVLSLIREEKPDYIAVALDRPEPTFRHQLFSAYKANRREPPSDLIPQFPYVRPLLEALNIQIMEKAGFEADDLMGTVAQKEASSELQVVIVSGDKDLLQLVNDHVSVYDTMKAIRYGAKEVETKMGVPPAEVVEVLTLAGDASDNIPGISGIGPKTAVQLIQEYHSVENILANLEKIKTSVRGRIEEKKEELKLYKQLTKIDIDVSFPYILESLKLTPPHPERMQSLFSELGFTKLLQQLAPTKEIDRSGYRLIQQKVDFIQLLETIKKQRSCALDLETTSLDQMQAKIVGVSVAFANHDAFYIPVGHRLQLGEQQLELNFVLEALRALFLDPNIEVVGQNLKYDLTILKRHDVEVKGKIFDTMVASYLVSSGPHNLDTLAQVHLHHTNISYEDVTGKGKKQICFDEVPLLQACEYAAEDADVTFRLSEIFRNKLKELNLLSLFDEMEMRLLRVLMAMEMHGVALDVQLLAALSQEFDLKLRSFEQKIYEACGREFNIKSPKQLGEILFGKLQLPGGKRTKTGYSTSQEVLDELALHHELPRLILEYRSISKLKSTYVDALPKLMNEQTGRLHTSLNQAIAATGRLSSSDPNLQNIPIRSEEGRRIRKAFVAPKGFLLLDCDYSQIELRVLAHMSRDEALIDAFTKNLDVHAITASGIYGIAAEKLTKEQRNVGKTVNFSTIYGQSAFGLSKQLDIHPEEANAYIDRYFATYPKVSLYRDEILAKAKKEKCVSTLFGRRRLVPDIVHPNHMVRQAAERAAFNTVFQGTAADIIKRAMITIHEKLPNISPRSKMLLQVHDELIFEVPQDEIEKVKTFVVSEMQNAAQLDVPLLVEAGIGPNWDDAH
- a CDS encoding delta-aminolevulinic acid dehydratase, with product MAFPTTRLRRLRVSEPLRHLVAETTVVASNLVFPLFVVPGKGVRRPLPSLPGQFHLSVDELVKEVRETFMKGIHAFLLFGVPDTKDERGESACRDDALIPQALRAVKDEVPQACVITDVCLCAYTTHGHCGVVDEKGNILNDPTLEILSSMALAHARAGVDVIAPSDMMDGRVAALRKALDHNGYQQTLIMSYAAKFASAFYGPFRDVAHSTPQFGDRKTYQMDMRNGREALREMELDLQEGADIVMVKPAMPYLDVISKARERFDAPIAAYQVSGEYAMIKAAAKEGWINERAAMIESLMAIKRAGADMIITYFAKGFVE